The Fusarium keratoplasticum isolate Fu6.1 chromosome 4, whole genome shotgun sequence genome contains the following window.
AAGAAGACGGAGGAGCCTGAGATCCTAGACAAGGCAGGCAACGTATTGCAGCACCGGAAGAGCTCGACCCGTTCAACACCCATCGGAACCATACGACTCGTTCCCTTCCCTCACGATCCGCACCCTCAGGATGGTGGCAGATACATCGATGGGAGGCTACAGGACAATGATGGGGAACAGAACCACATGGTCTTGACGGGAGGCGTCGGAAGACCACCCTACATCATCGAACGAGAAACCACCTTCCATGATGGCCAGGAGCCGTACGTGAAATTGGGACGCTTGGCAGTCATCAAGGAGTTCCGAGGCCACCGTATCGCTGGGCAGGTTGTCAATGCAGCACTCTCCTGGATCAAGTCGAATCCATCCTACTTTGACCCCAGCATCAAGGAGGTCGGCATGAAGCAACTGGGGGCTGCCAGTGACAAGGAGATCCCCACATGGAAAGGCTTGGTGTGTGTCCACGCCCAGAAGCAGGTCGTGGATGTCTGGAAGAAATGGGGCTtcgagctggatgagggTATGGGCACATGGTGGGAGGAGGGTATGCCCCATGTCGGCATGTTTCGGCGATTGGACATTGCATAGGATGATGTCTTTACCCAGTCCCAACTTCCTTCTCCCGTTGTGAACGACGGTGTTAAATCGAGAGGGGTGCAAGGCTTGACATGGGAACAGCAAAAATGAGAGAGCGGTCTTTAGCATTTTCAGAAAGCCCTGATACACAAAGAGTCATCACACGAGACGAGAGCACGCATTAGAGTGTACAAGAAATATGAGTTCATTCAACTCTCAGGGAGCccgactttttttttattgAATCTAGAGCCACCTAAGAAAATCCATAGCCGCGTTCCCAGACCCGATGAACGCAAAATGCATTTCGAAACATGCCGGAACACGCCAAAGCCGCAACCCCTCCAGTCATGAATCCGCCGTTGCACCTTTTATCGGTTGCTCTTGGCCACACGCTCCagctcgtccttcttcttgatagCGTAAGAGTTGCTGGAACCCTTGGCGGCGTTGATCAGCTCCTCAGCAAGGCACTCAGCAATAGACTTGACGTTGCGGAAGGAGGCCTCGCGGGCACCAGTGGtgaggagggcgatggccTGGTTGACTCGGCGGAGGGGAGAAACATCAACGGCTTGTCGTCGGACGGTACCGGCGGAACCGATTCGGGTAGAGTCTTCACGGGGACCGCAGTTGACAATGGCGTCAACAGCGACCTGGATGGGGTTCTGGTCGGTCATCAGGTGGATCTGATCCAGGGTGTTAGCATTCGCAGTCGCTCAGGGTCCTCTCCTCAGGTGGCACGTACGATCTCGAAGGCGTGGGCAACAATTCGGACAGCCATGAGCTTCTTTCCGTTGTTGCGGCCGTGCATCATGAGCGAGTTGGTCAATCGCTCAATGATGGGGCAGTTGGCCTTTCGGAATCGCTTGGTGGCATATCGGCCAGCAGTGTGGGTGACGTAGACGGGGTTTCGCAGGGAAATGTAGTCACTGTCGCGGGACTTCCATCAGCAACTCGTTCGCGCAGAGGGCATTCCGACTCGATGCATCATCGCGAAGGCAGGAGAAATTAACGTACGTCAGGGAGATGTCGCGGACCTCGACATCGTAGTCCCACTTGTTGAAGAGCTTGACGTTGCCAACCTCCTTGACAACGTCCTTGGGGAGCACCTCATAGAGGGCGGTGTTCTCGACCTCGATCTCGCCGGCGTCAGACATGTTTGCTGTTGCAGTCGTGGGTTCCGGGACTGACGGGCTGCGGTTAGTATTGCGGATGTCGAGATGGTATTTTTCGTGAAGTTGAAGGTGGGCTTGGTCAAGAGAGGTTCGAAATTTTGGTGGTGGCCCACCGGACGAATCACGGTGCGCAAAAATTcgggtacgtacctgccCCCTCCAAAATATTAGGGCTCGGCTGCCCTGGGCGAACTTCGGCTGGGAACGAACTTCGATTCGTGCTGGGTCAAGTGGGAGAGTTTCTTTGGATCGCATCACCACACTTTCCTGTCCTGTCTTGCACATCCCGTTCAACGACAGCACATATCAGACAAAATGGTGAGTTTTTGTGATGCCCTCACAGAGGTCTCGACGGCGAGCATTTGACTGACATCAATTTCAGGCCCCCGCTGCCGGTggaaagaagcaaaagaagaagTGGTATGTGGTCGCGCACagtcgccgccatcgtcgaTATTGAAGCTCACCCGTGTCGTAAAGgtccaagggcaaggtcaaggacaaggcccagcacgccgtcatcctcgacaagacCACTTCCGAGAAGCTCTACAAGGATGTCCAGTCCTACCGCCTGGTCACCGTCGCCACCCTCGTCGACCGAATGAAGATCAACGGTTCGCTGGCCCGACAGTgcctcgccgacctcgaggagaagggcatgATCAAGCCCGTCATCACTCACAGCAAGATGAAGATCTACAGTATGACCGCCCTCTCCCGCCTCGGAACCTCTGCCTGAACAGCTGCTAACCCGACTACTCCAGCCCGTGCCGTCGGTGGTTCTGACTAAGTGCAATGAACGAAAAGAATCAAGTCTCACGATTTCGCGTCTGGGTGGCCTGGACGATAGACAGGCCACATGGTCGGAGGGTGTTGCAAGGCGAAAAAAAATAAGCCTGGGTTAGGACGCTTTTCATGCTCGGTTAGCATTGGGACGGAATTGCTTTAGCATATACGGCAACGGAATGAAAGATCTTCGAAATGACCAAGCATTGCTCCCTCCTGTGATGCCGACCTTGATGTGTTTGTTCGATGCCTGCCTGGCAAGGGGACATGTGACGTTGGAGGATGGCGTCAATGATGGAAGATGGGGCCTTGTGTCGATGTGTTAGTGCCTCTTCGCCCAAGTCCGCCGGGTCACGGGTAGAGTTGAACATGTACTGGCACGATTGTTGACAGGTAACTCGGCTTATATCTCCATGGACTTTTCCGTGAACATGCCGGGGTGTCATTGATGCAAACATTGGGCTGCTCAACCCCCACTTGGTTCTCCTCGAGTCTGCCGTGACAATCTCTTATTGATAGCTCACCCTGCACACCGTTGACATCTGAATTGCTTCCGGTCCAACCTATAGGATAGCCCTGTGGGCCAAGACGACTATATCCTAGCTCTCAGTGATGGTCCCCAGACGCAGAGTCTGCACACCGTAAGATCGACCAGCTCGCAATTGTGGAAATCTGCCCGCACCCTGTAGCACGCCTGCACACCTTAGACCTTGACAACTCCGTATTCGCTGTTCTGGTAGGCAACATGGCAACGATCAACTCCCCTACCCGTAACAAAGGGAGGCCAATACCTTCGGAACGTACGCAGGGCCAAGTCGCTGTATCAGAATCGGCTTTCAACAGAGAGGCCTGAAGGGTATCTGCGTGAACTTTGACATATTTGACAGATATCCACAACAAAACCCCGAGCCACTGCCTGCTTGAATACTCCCCGCAGTTATGCCTTTCCCGAAGTCGCCCTCGCTGGTTCTGCATGACCCTCACAGGGGCTTGACCGACACTTTTCGTCGCCAAGACTGTGGTTCGGCCCAGGTCTGGGGCCCGGATGTGCCGTATTGGAAGCAACAAACAAAAGAAtggagatgagacgaggcATCAGAAGAGTGCCAGAACATACTTACCACGGGCAATATTGGCCTTAGTGCAGGGCAACAGCTCAAGGTATCGAAACTCGCTAGAGAACAAGTCACCAGCTGGCGCAACAAATTTGCGAGAAGTCAATAGCCATTGCTCTTAAGCATAGCATGCCGTAGACCACACAATTCGTTGAGACTCCAATGCCCAATAACACGGTGTTCAGGATAGGGGCGAGATAAACAACTTCTTGCCGTTGTCGCAGCATTCAAGTTGCTCATATACTCACTCTCCTGACGATGACGATCTCAACTCGACACCCTTGACTCCAAGGACTTTCCATACCATCCATCCCTGGAGAACTACTCCAAAGTCTCAGCCTGGCAGGACATATTGATCCGCTGTGTGATCCTCTCCAACTGAGCGGTCTGTCCGGAAGGGCACGTGATGAAGGAGAATGAGGAAATTTCTGAAACTGGGTCACGTGCTGCAATGACATTGACTTTCGGAAGTCACCCGTGATGAATGCAGCCAGTGACACCAGCGCTTGCCAACGAGTCAAGCAAGATAATGGGTGTTTGATATTTCGCTCAACTGGCGCTTGGCGGGAAGCTCCCGAGAAGTATGAGGCGGGCAGTCGTCCATCAGAACTGACGGTCAGTTAACTGACTGCCCGTGAGGGTGCCACAGGAGGCGGGCCAGCGTTGTCCCTTTAATACCAGGCATGGAAGGCCTCTTTGTTCCGACGTGGCTCCCAGCGAGATGCATGCCCAGATGCACGAAAGGCATTCTAGCCTAGACAGGATAGCCGCTCGGTCTACCACGCGGCGTCTATGTCGGTTATCCGAGCGGCGGCCGGCGGACGGGGCGGAGAACACCCATCCCATCAGCAAGTACGGACGGATACATGTATCGAGGCAACGGTAAGATTGGGGCCAGGATCCAACGTCAATAATGATGAATCTGGTTCATTTCCCATGTGCCTCGATCTCGACCTTGTTACCTCTGAAATGGAACACAGGGGAGTGGATACAACggttctttctttttcctctcGGAGCCAACGTCGATAGGTCAATGGCTCTTGGGAGGATCGGCAAGATACCTTGTAGGGTCCCGAGCAATTGAGGCTTTTCAAGGTCCTCCGACTACGTCTCAGCCATGCAGCACGATACGGTGATGGAAAGTCTTCGGGCTAAAACGACCGAGGCAATAACGGCCCTGATGAAAACAAGAGTCAGTTCGCCATCCACGATTTCCATTGACTCGAGTCGGACGGACGTCCCGAGAGATAAAGTCAGGGATCAAAAAGAGAAGTAAAAAATCTTAGCGGACTGCATGACGATAAGCGGTACTCCGTACTGTACGGGGTGCACGGCCACACCCTTGGCTGTCTTGTTACCGAGGCCAACGGAGAAGAGAAGATTACGAACTGGAAGCAGGGGAGTACCTATGTACAGTACGAGGAGCAACCAAGTGAGGCGGCGTCGGCGGTGGCGGAATCTGGCATTCGGCTCAAAGGGTGAAGGAGGTGCTTTGTTTAGAACGGGCGCCGGAGCCTGACAAGAGCTTCTCCCAAGCCGCAAGCTCTCACTCTGGGCCCTCGCACCCCCTGACGGCTCCAGCTGCTGACGGAGAAGAGCGTTTTAGCTCGGCTTGTCTCCCTTGCCGCTGGTGGATCCAGGGGGGTCAGGGCGCGGGATAACGAAGGGTCTTGAAGCGCTGGACCGGaacgatggcgatgagcaTCAGAATTTTTGTATTACGGTGTATCCACCACTGTCGTGGTAACAGGCCCAGGATGAAGGCATTACTAAGGAGAAGGACAGGGCCAGAGAAGAATTCCGGCAGTCACggggaggagagcaaggaaTGACGCCTGTTTTGCGGTGATTGATTTGGCCAGGTTCGTTGCTTGTTTGATACCGCTGCCCGTCCGTGGGGAACGAGGAAAAAAATTGCTGCCCTGCCCGTTGCAGGCAGCTCAGACAAACAGACACCAATTGGATGGTTGATTGCCGGGGGCGACCCGGGGGAGGCGAGATCCAATGACGCGCGCACTGTGCACGGTGAGGGAGCAGCACCAGCGAGTGGGTGTGCTGTTGGCCAGGTTCTGGCGGGCTTAGCAGCTTACTTCGGGCGCTGCGACCGCCAGAGGGTGTTCCAAAGATGGGTGCTGGGGCGCTGGGACCCGGAGAGTGCTAGCTAGAGTGGATTGGAGAGCCGGGGGAAGCTGGACagtgtggaggagggtggaTGAatggaggtggtgatgatggatggatggatggttcaAGAAGGATGTCAACAAGAGATGATGGCGGTGATACATCTTTGGAAGGATCAATTGTAGTAGACGATCATAGGAAAGCACCAAGAGGATCAAAAACATAAACACAGAGCGTTCAATGGCAGTTTACATGTCTTAGAAGCTGCCATGGTCCGTGTCTCTGTGTATCGATATCAGAAACTTGATGCCAGAAAACCGCTCGGCCAgcacatcaccaccaaccagGAAGCAACGCCCCAGACAACCCGCCGAGTAAATATTCACACCGTACAGCGGGTACCCCGTACAGTAAAACCCCAAATGTACCGAGACGTATCCGTCAAtccaagcagaagcagcccGTCGCGGTTCCCAAGACGGGTCTAGGTCTCGGCGCTCGACAAAAAATCGGGGTGAACCGGCATCTCATCTTGCAGCCGGCCTGGCTCTCGCAGGCCAGGATAGGCGCAGGATTTGCCCAGCGGGACCCACCCCGGAGTCCACTGGAGTGCCACTGAGTGGCCACCTGTCGCTGTTGGCCACCCCTGAAAGGGCCCCGCGGGAAGCTGGAGCCCTCCAGCGGGCGAGGCTAAGGTGCGGCCTCAGGCTGCCAGGTGTCCTTGCTGCTTGTTGCCGTGGGAAAGCCTGGAGACAGAGGCTGGCTTGGGGCTTGGTTGGCTGGGGGTCCCAGCTCCCTTTAGCGCGAGCCGGGAAGATTCGCTCAAAAGCGCCTCTCCTCCAGATCCGCCGCaattttttttccctctccccAAATACCTCTCACCCCCCGTCGGCGCAGATTTATTTCTCTCGACTCCTCCCTTcattctctctctttctttcttcatctctccatctcccctCAATCctttcttcttgttcaaggGAAAGACCTTCACAGCCGTCACCATGTCTGAGCAGCCGCAGAAGGTTTTGGGCATGCCGGTAAGTTTTTTCTTCTCGATTCCCCTCAATCGACCAGATCCCCTCGGCCGTGAAATGCCGCGTGTGCGAGATATCTGCTTGATGCTTGATCGATTGGGCTTCGCCGAGGACAATTGAAGATTCAATTGATCTCGTGCGGGGTTTGGCATTGGTTTCACCACCGATATCACTGCTGCCCGATCAAGTCGGCATTTATCGCATCGCTGCCATTTGGCCGATGGTCGATTGGGATACGCAATATCAATGAGCAATGGCTAACGTGTCTTTTCACAGCCCTTCGTGGCCGACTTCCTGAGTATGTTCCCGCCTACCGATGCCGCCCCCCACCTCGCTCCGAGGACGACGTCGTCTCCTCGAGCTGAGCTTGGGCCAACGAACATTTTCAACCCCGACGAATACTGACATATATCCCAGTGGGTGGTGTTTCCGCCGCCGTCTCGAAGACCGCCGCCGCTCCCATTGAGCGTGTCAAGCT
Protein-coding sequences here:
- a CDS encoding Glucosamine 6-phosphate N-acetyltransferase; the encoded protein is MATPFISLLEPGKVEEFQRGLPLDQQPSTIPQTFLDAMEVRQSVFVQEQKVPAENEFDSDDNRSCHWVIYASVKKTEEPEILDKAGNVLQHRKSSTRSTPIGTIRLVPFPHDPHPQDGGRYIDGRLQDNDGEQNHMVLTGGVGRPPYIIERETTFHDGQEPYVKLGRLAVIKEFRGHRIAGQVVNAALSWIKSNPSYFDPSIKEVGMKQLGAASDKEIPTWKGLVCVHAQKQVVDVWKKWGFELDEGMGTWWEEGMPHVGMFRRLDIA
- a CDS encoding 40S ribosomal protein S25, whose protein sequence is MAPAAGGKKQKKKWSKGKVKDKAQHAVILDKTTSEKLYKDVQSYRLVTVATLVDRMKINGSLARQCLADLEEKGMIKPVITHSKMKIYTRAVGGSD